The Haematobia irritans isolate KBUSLIRL chromosome 1, ASM5000362v1, whole genome shotgun sequence DNA segment aACTAAAGGTATCTTTCTGTCAAATAAACTATGTTTTTATATCGTTTGTATTACCTATAAAGATGATAAGAACTATAAAAACTCGTCGAAGTGAAAAAGATGTACGGAAATATGCAATTAGTCAGAAAAGAAACGTTTATATCACAGTGAAAaacaaatgggaaacgatatttgtttaactaaaatttcgtttgaaaagaaggattatttttggcgtgtaggttaggtaaggtatagtggcagtccgatatatcaggctcagttagactattcagtccattgtgataaagggtgatacggtcaaaatttgttcaatataaacttgacgtatttctttcaattttgcatttaaaaacctgaacacccctcattttgaaggtgtgtgtgtgtgtagaatgttgctcctattttgattttggaattcactcttcagttgtcaaaatgccgtccaagcaagaagagcagcgtatcaaaattttgctcgcgcatcgcgaaaatccgagctactcgcacgcaaagctggcaaaatcgctaaaagttgccaaatcaaccgttacaaatgtaattaaagtgtttggggaacgtttgtcgcaaaccggaagccgctgagacgacaaagagagttgccggtagtttcaagcgaaaccctaacctctctctctccgagatgccgcaaataagctgggtgtatcgtctacaaccgtgcatcgagccaaaaaacgagccggactatcgacttacaagaaggtagtgactccaaatcacgatgataaacaaaatacgacggccaaagcgcgatcctctacgatgctgacgaagtttgactgcgtggtaatggacgacgaaacctacgtcaaagccgaccacaagcagcttccgggacaggagttttatacggcaaaatgaaggggaaaggtagcagatattttcaagcacataaaactgtcaaagttcgcaaagaaatatctggtttggcaagccatctgtacctgtggcttgaaaagcagcattttcatagcttccgggactgtcaaccaagaaatttacgtgaaagagtgtttgaataaacgtctgctgcctttcctgaagaaacacggttgttccgtactgttttggccggatttggcatcttgccattacggtaaaaaggccatggagtggtacgccgccaacaacgtgcaggtggttcccaaggacaagaaccctcccaacacgccagagctccgcccaattgagaaatactgggctattgtcaagcggaacctaaagaagaccaaaaaactgctaaggacgagcagcagttcaaggcaaactggctttctgcggcgaagaaggtggacaaggtggctgtacaaaatctgatggcaggtgtcaagcgtgaggaccggcaattcggatttggaaaagcgaaagcctaactgaatattttcctgaattttatactaattgaacttgaaatagaaatttaatttgatttttaaataaacgatttcaccgatttacacgcgttttcccttgaccaaattttgacggtatcaccctttaccacagtggttccacaatcgtgaactgacggtgacaaaatgaaacggaaaagttcacaaaaaatcaaaacggaatgttcacgatttcgtccacgggcgttcacaatttcatgaacggcattttttccattggccatgaaaagttttaaaataatcgCTAGACGTTGCTATGACAACTCctccggtggtgcaatgtgctaaggtgaCTGTTAAATGGTATGGTGcagacaacacaggttcgagtcaaggtatttttttaaatttgtttataaattcgtaaccattacgttgtcagatcatgaacgctggtggttgttttgacaacgcatggtgtcatgtttacgttgtcagattgaccccgtccgttctcagtttgacaaaacatgtgcgttgattcactttcatgaacagaTCATTTtcaaatgaccacgccgttcatgatttttttctatgggtgaagggacccctttttatagccgagaccgaacgccgttccacattgcagtgaaaccacttagaggagctttgaagcactccgaaatgtcaccacacgcaaaaatataattctttcctcccaaacgatattttagacaaacatagttcgtttctcatttgcttttcgctataaggaagtgtatttggaagaaaagtatatactttttgtgataaacgtttattcttttccaggatgtaaaaacaatttcataaagtcaaactcaaaaaaaaagaaaaacattgttttcttgctaattgcattttccctcacattcacgaggttatttagttcttaacaccttttcctgtaataccaacaatgtttcagttgtcaaaatgccgtccaagcaagaagagcagcgtatcaaaattttgctcgcgcatcgcgaaaatccgagctactcgcacgcaaagctggcaaaatcgctaaaagttgccaaatcaaccgttacaaatgtaattaaagtgtttggggaacgtttgtcgcaaaccggaagccgctgagacgacaaagagagttgccggtagtttcaagcgaaaccctaacctctctctctccgagatgccgcaaataagctgggtgtatcgtctacaaccgtgcatcgagccaaaaaacgagccggactatcgacttacaagaaggtagtgactccaaatcacgatgataaacaaaatacgacggccaaagcgcgatcctctacgatgctgacgaagtttgactgcgtggtaatggacgacgaaacctacgtcaaagccgaccacaagcagcttccgggacaggagttttatacggcaaaatgaaggggaaaggtagcagatattttcaagcacataaaactgtcaaagttcgcaaagaaatatctggtttggcaagccatctgtacctgtggcttgaaaagcagcattttcatagcttccgggactgtcaaccaagaaatttacgtgaaagagtgtttgaataaacgtctgctgcctttcctgaagaaacacggttgttccgtactgttttggccggatttggcatcttgccattacggtaaaaaggccatggagtggtacgccgccaacaacgtgcaggtggttcccaaggacaagaaccctcccaacacgccagagctccgcccaattgagaaatactgggctattgtcaagcggaacctaaagaagaccaaaaaactgctaaggacgagcagcagttcaaggcaaactggctttctgcggcgaagaaggtggacaaggtggctgtacaaaatctgatggcaggtgtcaagcgtgaggaccggcaattcggatttggaaaagcgaaagcctaactgaatattttcctgaattttatactaattgaacttgaaatagaaatttaatttgatttttaaataaacgatttcaccgatttacacgcgttttcccttgaccaaattttgacggtatcaccctttaccacagtggttccacaatcgtgaactgacggtgacaaaatgaaacggaaaagttcacaaaaaatcaaaacggaatgttcacgatttcgtccacgggcgttcacaatttcatgaacggcattttttccattggccatgaaaagttttaaaataatcgCTAGACGTTGCTATGACAACTCctccggtggtgcaatgtgctaaggtgaCTGTTAAATGGTATGGTGcagacaacacaggttcgagtcaaggtatttttttaaatttgtttataaattcgtaaccattacgttgtcagatcatgaacgctggtggttgttttgacaacgcatggtgtcatgtttacgttgtcagattgaccccgtccgttctcagtttgacaaaacatgtgcgttgattcactttcatgaacagaTCATTTtcaaatgaccacgccgttcatgatttttttctatgggtgaagggacccctttttatagccgagaccgaacgccgttccacattgcagtgaaaccacttagaggagctttgaagcactccgaaatgtcaccacacgcaaaaatataattctttcctcccaaacgatattttagacaaacatagttcgtttctcatttgcttttcgctataaggaagtgtatttggaagaaaagtatatactttttgtgataaacgtttattcttttccaggatgtaaaaacaatttcataaagtcaaactcaaaaaaaaagaaaaacattgttttcttgctaattgcattttccctcacattcacgaggttatttagttcttaacaccttttcctgtaataccaacaatgtttaagaaattatacgattttataaatttttaaaatttttttacctttcgcctggacggagaatcgaaccacggaccatgcactttgtaagccaacacactaaccactgagctatgtatagataaatatccatataagttatatttatatagcatagcttgcggcgcccacgaaccgaataaacaaagtttatttaacagaaacaaacatttagtttggcaccgtggagcagtggttactacgtccgacttgcatgccaagggtcgtgggttcgatccctgcttcgaccaaagtttttttttgtttttttttttttttaatatgttccagatatgttcggaagattccgaaaaaatgatcaacattacattgtagtatattaaatattgaactgtaaaatgtgtcttattaaagacctaaagtcagaaaagaacagtgtttgatataaacgaaatggactgtgttgttgtttcaaaaataacttttttttattgaaaaaataaaaattttgtaacaaacgaatttttttggtgataagtttaaaattttcgaagcaattcaaaaaactctaacaaaagaaaaacgttttcggtacacgttttccaaacgtttttttttctttgcgtgcagcattactgaggtgggataatccaccgctgaaaaactttttggcatgctaaccattgcaccacggttgcgtgtaaataatctataaatattgtccatattgatgaccactaaaatgcatttttttgaaCTTATACGAGTatagcaataaacgaaaaatacgaaattcttGAGACTATGATTCTACTATATGTTTCTAGTATATgggcattcatacaaaaactatagctgatattttcTCAGgttctttttgcattttttctcacacttcgaaagatattataggccaaatagcgcataTTTTCATAGGGCTatgtggtcacaattcaagaatcaagttttcacaacaaataaatgaaataattgcGGTAAGTCCTCAAAATCATAATTTTTCTTCTACatactgttagtacaagtaaaacagAAGAACATTTTTCTAACATTTACATTAGgtatatttcggtagtgaaaggcttAAACAACTTTATTACAAATACCATTAATATCATCAAAGACACAtttcaaaacattaaaaaatattgcctCATCTGACTCTGCATTCTTATGTTTATCTGCACAATTGCGAACAGAGTCCATATTGCAATTCATTTTAGAGCTTTCTTTCATGCCTTCCACGAAACGTTCAGAATTGAATCCCTCTCCGGGTATGTAGACATTTTTAGATGTGGCACCACAATAGACCAAAGCACGCATATTGGGCGTATCTTCCAAATGAAAGGAACgaactttttctataatttctgcGCTAACGGGATGCTTTTTCATACATTCGGCATCAAGTTCAGCTGAATTTTCAGGATACCATGATGGACGTTCAGCGAATATCTGTTGGAAAATTTGCAATGAAGTAGAAATAGTCAGAGATCAATTGGATGGAACTACATcgttattcaattcaattttaatatgcaatatatgttaataatttaggaaaattcaatataatattattatttagttTAAACTGATGTTTTTCTGTATCAAATGAAGTGTTCCATGTAtaataaatatgtataattatacgagccaacaaaaaatattatttttagaaattgatAAAAACCTACCATTGACGAGGACAATAcaataagaacaaaaacaattttattcatttttattgagAAATAAAAGCTTTCAATTACTGCTGAATTTATTCGAACACTGATGTGTTTtaagaaaatctgaaaatttttatacaataatgCGTTATCATTTGTTGATATAGTGTGgcttaagaatttttaattagatTGACTTAATGGGTCACTCATAATTTCAAAAGCAAATAGATTATATAGCaatctattatttttataccctaaggcATACAGggctcagggtataataacttcgaCATTCAGAAACATTCGTTTTACATTGCATAAATAAGCTATTTTccgattgaatcagaaacaccGTACATCAACAAATAGATTGCAATAATTGAccaatttagatgaaatttagtacacacaaaataatattataatttttaaacttaGTTACAATAAATTgtggttaaagaaaatttttaagttcaacaaaatttttgttgatataacaaaattggttgctaatgtaacaaaatattactaaaatcgtaattgtatttacaaattacgttattacctcaaatttaaacataattttaattgtattgagaagaaatttcattgatttttttttgtgtacatggttttttattgaattattagaaaataataaaaacaagtatatacggccgtaagttcggtcaggccgaatcttatgtatcctccaccatggattgcgtagaaacttctacgaaagactgtcattcacaatcgaattacttgggttgtggtatcttaaaacttcttaacatcgttttctaaattgtgagttagtccgtggtatatattaaaaagttatatatgggtaagtctacaaataattacgaatcgacatggaaattgaaatatgggagtcgcttatatgggggctacatagaattatgaacttgatatggaccaatttttgtgtgattggggatcgatttatctgagggctatatataactatagaccgatatgggcctagttaggcatggttcttaacggtcatatactagcacaatgtaccaaatttcatctcggatgaaatttgctctccaagaggctccaaaaccaaatcttgggatcggtttatatgagggctatatatgattatggactgatatggaccactatactaacttcacgtaccaaatttcaaccgtattggatgcattttgctcttccaaggggctccggaggtcaaatctggggatctgtttatatggggtctatatataattattgaccaatttcgaccaatttttgctgaatgtttgaggccatatattaacaccacgtaccaaatatcagctgaATCAGAtggattttggtcttccaagaggctccggaggtcaaatctggtgatcggtttatatggtggctatatataattattgaccgatgtggaccaatttttgcatggttgttagagaccatatactaacacgatataccaaattacagccggatcggatgaaatttgcttctcttagaggctccgcaagccaaatcgggggatcggtttatatgggggctatatataattatggaccgacatacagaaacaggctattAGTTTAAGAATTTGCATATTTCGTTTAAAGTTttctggaattaagaaaacacattttactttgaagtacctcctATGATTTGGAAATGAAATCGACTGACCATGTATACCCtgtgtctatatcgtctccttctgggtgttgtaaacacatgcactaacttataatatttaaatactCCTAAATGCTTAGGTTTACCAGTACAGtacgggtggtttagggtatcatatagtcggtcccgccctccGTTCTACTTTACTCCCTTATttgataaagaaaataattcGCTCAacaatccaataaaaaaaacattcgaGCTTAAAGTATCGACAGTGAAAGTTCAAAAATGCATATATtccatatatttattttcataataatttcTACAAAGGTTAGTGATGAAGGAGCTGTATTAATTTTATACCACAAATTAGGTctcatatttatattatatcagtatcccagtaaaaaaaagcgtcgccaaaaaagtagtgaaaatgttctttttggatccggaagtagtgcaaatttggcacagaagcgatgaatttaacacgggattgtcattggacggatgttcaccatttcaacagccgttgcattgaatttgcatcacttcttattctgtgattgaaattcagtgttttggatgtgaattaaaaaatgttgtcatattttgacaaataattgttataattttttatgatttttttgcattctaaagcttgtccgaaacgtttgaattaaaatattttgaaaaattcgcaatatttcttcaatggattttgaattttttttcgacacaatttcaataatttgtaccattttattaaagcttactctgtttttaagcattttgaaacaaaaaattaaatttacccattaaaaataagaaaaaagcgaattataagtaattgaattaaaacaagtatatacggccgtaagttcggccaggccgaatcttatgtaccctccaccatggattgcgtaggaacttctactaaaggcttgctgatggcaaggtatcgtaaaactttttaacactgtcttctaaattgtaagttagtccataaggggtatatattaaacaaaaaaaaaaggccgattaaatacgtatataattcagtttgacaaaattttctatagaaataaaatgttgacaaaattttctatggaagtaaaatgttgacaaaattttctatagcaataaaattttgacaaaattttctatagaaataaaatgttgacaaaattttctatagaaataaaatgttgacaaaatgttctatagaaataaaatgttgacaaaattgtctatagaaataaaatgttgacaaaattttctacagaaataaattttttacaaaattttctatagaaataaaattttgacaaaattttctatggaaataaaatgttgacaaacattgctatagaaataaactttttacaaaactttctatagaaatgaaattttgactaaactttctatagtaataaaatttgacaatttttacatggctgttagaggccatatactaacgaaatgtaccaaatatcagctgaATCAGAtggattttggtcttccaagaggctccggaggtcaaatctggggatcggtttatatgggagctatatatatttatggaccgatatggaccaatttttgcatggttgttagagaccgtatactaacatcaggtaccaaatttcaaccggatcggatgaattttgcccctccaagaggctccggaggtcaaatctggggatcggtttatataggggctatatataattatggaccgatatggaccaatttttgcatggttgttagagaccgtatacttagaccacgtaccaaatttcaaccggatcggataaattttgctgctccggaaggctccgcaagccaaattttgggatcggtttatatgggggctatacgtaaacgtgggccgatatggcccattttcaataccatccgacctacatcaataacaactacttgtgccaagtttcaagtcgatagctagtttcgttcggaagttagcgtgatttccacagacggacggacagccggacagacggacggacggacggacggacatgcttagatcgactcagaatttcaccacgacccagaatatatatactttatggggtcttagagcaatatttcgatgtgttacaaacggaatgacaaagttaatatacccccatcctatggtggggggtataaaaacttcttgtgtagttgaaataaagaacatctttgggagtacatctttgggaagtgcttttaaagctgtgcctttggaacttccaattttttttttgctgggatgttaaattTAACTGATCTTAATTCATTGTGAATGTTATGGGATATCTATTCTAggtaaattacaaaatattttatttatgtttatataaatatatatttttatagacatttgccCATCGTCCTGATTGGTATCCAAAAAATGCTACTGATATTGAAGCTGCATGTTTGCGGGATAATCCAGTAAGTCTAGACGCTTGGTCAAAAATCCGTGTTATGCAATTAGACGATTTACCCTTTGTTCGTTCACTTATGCTCTGTCTGGTTACAAATAAATTCGTGTACAGACCTAAAATTGGCTTTGAAGCTGAAAGGCTGCATTTGGGTCTACAGC contains these protein-coding regions:
- the LOC142219720 gene encoding uncharacterized protein LOC142219720, producing the protein MNKIVFVLIVLSSSMIFAERPSWYPENSAELDAECMKKHPVSAEIIEKVRSFHLEDTPNMRALVYCGATSKNVYIPGEGFNSERFVEGMKESSKMNCNMDSVRNCADKHKNAESDEAIFFNVLKCVFDDINGICNKVV
- the LOC142219721 gene encoding uncharacterized protein LOC142219721; its protein translation is MHIFHIFIFIIISTKTFAHRPDWYPKNATDIEAACLRDNPVSLDAWSKIRVMQLDDLPFVRSLMLCLVTNKFVYRPKIGFEAERLHLGLQQATKMNCNIQFIQYCGEMSEHLQPEDLKIFNIIKCIGDAQNEKCTKINN